The proteins below are encoded in one region of Drosophila santomea strain STO CAGO 1482 chromosome 3R, Prin_Dsan_1.1, whole genome shotgun sequence:
- the LOC120454442 gene encoding uncharacterized protein LOC120454442 isoform X5: MATRNLLAILLLASICMTQAYPALLPYIYNPSKRSSDTTFPHIEDDVSELDQLRNEPGAVMAKRQHDGSTARTTTTTKKSVEEVAAVPEPGPSPNANILPDLERQLEVATPLISTTTTTSTSATTTTATSKEEGERSQLEEPKTQIKTVVEPTAHAKTAKSLLRSPNGQYSSFDMAQYIFWTGDETAVVKAVEELVEGKVITRESALKFLQDIRLGIEFLQRSYANRIFPEEVRQNQLKRHRPAITTPPASTTTTTTTSTTTTTEKPFPEVHESGLESGIERGAAGVLPAKNFDSFTFWNKLKVLDSEAQQVPDLNDYDEGRAKIVEYLYNEYSLEEILYKLAKVMFAQSLSHGSDEAQMELQKLTEFLEREGNMGVIPVDLQKKVLRVLLSALSDTLTEHPEFLPAARVNLANPFYRLPIHAPSQ, translated from the exons ATGGCGACAAGGAATCTGTTGGCCATCCTTCTTTTGGCCAGCATCTGCATGACCCAGGCATATCCGGCTTTGTTGCCCTACATCTACA ATCCTTCCAAGCGCAGCAGTGATACGACTTTCCCCCATATCGAGGACGATGTCAGTGAACTGGACCAGCTGAGGAATGAACCGGGAGCGGTGATGGCCAAGCGGCAGCACGATGGAAGTACCGCTcgcaccaccactaccaccaaGAAGAGCGTCGAGGAGGTGGCCGCTGTTCCCGAGCCAGGTCCAAgtccaaatgcaaatattcTGCCCGACTTGGAGAGGCAGTTAGAGGTGGCGACGCCTCTGATCTCCACCACCACGACCACCAGCACGTCGGCCACCACCACTACGGCAACTTCCAAGGAGGAGGGCGAAAGATCCCAGCTAGAGGAGCCAAAAACGCAGATCAAAACCGTAGTGGAGCCGACGGCCCATGCGAAG ACCGCCAAAAGCTTGCTGCGTAGTCCGAATGGTCAGTACTCCTCGTTTGACATGGCCCAGTATATTTTCTGGACCGGAGATGAGACAGCTGTGGTAAAAGCAGTGGAAGAACTGGTTGAAGGAAAAGTG ATCACTCGGGAGAGCGCCTTGAAGTTCCTGCAGGACATTCGACTGGGAATAGAGTTCCTGCAGCGCTCCTATGCCAATCGAATTTTCCCCGAGGAGGTCCGCCAGAATCAGTTAAAGCGCCACAGACCCGCCATTACCACCCCCCCAGCATCCACAACGACCACAACGACAACAAGCACCACTACAACCACAGAAAAACCGTTCCCAGAAGTGCACGAATCGGGTTTGGAATCAGGAATCGAGCGAGGCGCCGCAGGAGTCCTGCCCGCGAAGAACTTCGATAGCTTCACCTTCTGGAACAAACTCAAAGTCTTGGACAGCGAGGCACAGCAAG TACCAGACTTGAACGACTATGACGAGGGTCGGGCCAAGATTGTGGAGTACTTGTACAATGAATACTCCCTGGAGGAGATCCTTTACAAGCTGGCAAAG GTGATGTTTGCCCAATCACTTTCGCATGGCTCCGACGAGGCACAGATGGAGCTGCAGAAGCTTACGGAATTTCTAGAGCGCGAGGGTAACATGGGTGTCATACCCGTCGACCTGCAAAAGAAAGTTTTAA GAGTTCTGCTGAGCGCATTGTCGGACACTCTGACCGAACATCCGGAGTTCCTGCCGGCGGCGCGGGTTAATCTGGCCAACCCATTTTACAGGCTTCCAATCCATGCCCCCAGCCAATAA
- the LOC120454442 gene encoding mucin-5AC isoform X1: protein MATRNLLAILLLASICMTQAYPALLPYIYNPSKRSSDTTFPHIEDDVSELDQLRNEPGAVMAKRQHDGSTARTTTTTKKSVEEVAAVPEPGPSPNANILPDLERQLEVATPLISTTTTTSTSATTTTATSKEEGERSQLEEPKTQIKTVVEPTAHAKCISTKPPKNQQAFYGAARLAFGQNPEVLPTTTTTSTTTTTTTTTAAPPSESEAEGESQSPAELDPEAKEAESETETAPDVAGEPVESQDAVGEVAETELTALNPPKSKPNHHEPNKETIGDIVFDVVARTTERRSSTPKITAKTAKSLLRSPNGQYSSFDMAQYIFWTGDETAVVKAVEELVEGKVITRESALKFLQDIRLGIEFLQRSYANRIFPEEVRQNQLKRHRPAITTPPASTTTTTTTSTTTTTEKPFPEVHESGLESGIERGAAGVLPAKNFDSFTFWNKLKVLDSEAQQVPDLNDYDEGRAKIVEYLYNEYSLEEILYKLAKVMFAQSLSHGSDEAQMELQKLTEFLEREGNMGVIPVDLQKKVLRVLLSALSDTLTEHPEFLPAARVNLANPFYRLPIHAPSQ from the exons ATGGCGACAAGGAATCTGTTGGCCATCCTTCTTTTGGCCAGCATCTGCATGACCCAGGCATATCCGGCTTTGTTGCCCTACATCTACA ATCCTTCCAAGCGCAGCAGTGATACGACTTTCCCCCATATCGAGGACGATGTCAGTGAACTGGACCAGCTGAGGAATGAACCGGGAGCGGTGATGGCCAAGCGGCAGCACGATGGAAGTACCGCTcgcaccaccactaccaccaaGAAGAGCGTCGAGGAGGTGGCCGCTGTTCCCGAGCCAGGTCCAAgtccaaatgcaaatattcTGCCCGACTTGGAGAGGCAGTTAGAGGTGGCGACGCCTCTGATCTCCACCACCACGACCACCAGCACGTCGGCCACCACCACTACGGCAACTTCCAAGGAGGAGGGCGAAAGATCCCAGCTAGAGGAGCCAAAAACGCAGATCAAAACCGTAGTGGAGCCGACGGCCCATGCGAAG TGTATATCTACGAAACCACCCAAAAATCAACAGGCATTTTACGGGGCGGCTCGTCtagcttttggccaaaatccAGAGGTGCTACCAACGACCACCACCACAAGCACGACAACAACTACCACGACCACGACGGCAGCTCCTCCATCTGAATCCGAGGCAGAAGGGGAGTCCCAATCACCAGCCGAACTGGATCCGGAAGCTAAAGAAGCAGAATCGGAAACGGAAACCGCTCCAGATGTGGCAGGAGAACCAGTAGAGTCACAGGATGCCGTCGGCGAGGTTGCCGAAACTGAACTGACCGCCCTGAATCCGCCCAAATCCAAACCGAATCACCATGAACCCAACAAGGAGACCATCGGAGACATTGTCTTCGATGTGGTGGCCCGAACCACGGAGCGAAGATCCAGCACGCCAAAGATAACGGCCAAG ACCGCCAAAAGCTTGCTGCGTAGTCCGAATGGTCAGTACTCCTCGTTTGACATGGCCCAGTATATTTTCTGGACCGGAGATGAGACAGCTGTGGTAAAAGCAGTGGAAGAACTGGTTGAAGGAAAAGTG ATCACTCGGGAGAGCGCCTTGAAGTTCCTGCAGGACATTCGACTGGGAATAGAGTTCCTGCAGCGCTCCTATGCCAATCGAATTTTCCCCGAGGAGGTCCGCCAGAATCAGTTAAAGCGCCACAGACCCGCCATTACCACCCCCCCAGCATCCACAACGACCACAACGACAACAAGCACCACTACAACCACAGAAAAACCGTTCCCAGAAGTGCACGAATCGGGTTTGGAATCAGGAATCGAGCGAGGCGCCGCAGGAGTCCTGCCCGCGAAGAACTTCGATAGCTTCACCTTCTGGAACAAACTCAAAGTCTTGGACAGCGAGGCACAGCAAG TACCAGACTTGAACGACTATGACGAGGGTCGGGCCAAGATTGTGGAGTACTTGTACAATGAATACTCCCTGGAGGAGATCCTTTACAAGCTGGCAAAG GTGATGTTTGCCCAATCACTTTCGCATGGCTCCGACGAGGCACAGATGGAGCTGCAGAAGCTTACGGAATTTCTAGAGCGCGAGGGTAACATGGGTGTCATACCCGTCGACCTGCAAAAGAAAGTTTTAA GAGTTCTGCTGAGCGCATTGTCGGACACTCTGACCGAACATCCGGAGTTCCTGCCGGCGGCGCGGGTTAATCTGGCCAACCCATTTTACAGGCTTCCAATCCATGCCCCCAGCCAATAA
- the LOC120454442 gene encoding uncharacterized protein LOC120454442 isoform X6, with the protein MATRNLLAILLLASICMTQAYPALLPYIYNPSKRSSDTTFPHIEDDVSELDQLRNEPGAVMAKRQHDGSTARTTTTTKKSVEEVAAVPEPGPSPNANILPDLERQLEVATPLISTTTTTSTSATTTTATSKEEGERSQLEEPKTQIKTVVEPTAHAKTAKSLLRSPNGQYSSFDMAQYIFWTGDETAVVKAVEELVEGKVITRESALKFLQDIRLGIEFLQRSYANRIFPEEVRQNQLKRHRPAITTPPASTTTTTTTSTTTTTEKPFPEVHESGLESGIERGAAGVLPAKNFDSFTFWNKLKVLDSEAQQDLNDYDEGRAKIVEYLYNEYSLEEILYKLAKVMFAQSLSHGSDEAQMELQKLTEFLEREGNMGVIPVDLQKKVLRVLLSALSDTLTEHPEFLPAARVNLANPFYRLPIHAPSQ; encoded by the exons ATGGCGACAAGGAATCTGTTGGCCATCCTTCTTTTGGCCAGCATCTGCATGACCCAGGCATATCCGGCTTTGTTGCCCTACATCTACA ATCCTTCCAAGCGCAGCAGTGATACGACTTTCCCCCATATCGAGGACGATGTCAGTGAACTGGACCAGCTGAGGAATGAACCGGGAGCGGTGATGGCCAAGCGGCAGCACGATGGAAGTACCGCTcgcaccaccactaccaccaaGAAGAGCGTCGAGGAGGTGGCCGCTGTTCCCGAGCCAGGTCCAAgtccaaatgcaaatattcTGCCCGACTTGGAGAGGCAGTTAGAGGTGGCGACGCCTCTGATCTCCACCACCACGACCACCAGCACGTCGGCCACCACCACTACGGCAACTTCCAAGGAGGAGGGCGAAAGATCCCAGCTAGAGGAGCCAAAAACGCAGATCAAAACCGTAGTGGAGCCGACGGCCCATGCGAAG ACCGCCAAAAGCTTGCTGCGTAGTCCGAATGGTCAGTACTCCTCGTTTGACATGGCCCAGTATATTTTCTGGACCGGAGATGAGACAGCTGTGGTAAAAGCAGTGGAAGAACTGGTTGAAGGAAAAGTG ATCACTCGGGAGAGCGCCTTGAAGTTCCTGCAGGACATTCGACTGGGAATAGAGTTCCTGCAGCGCTCCTATGCCAATCGAATTTTCCCCGAGGAGGTCCGCCAGAATCAGTTAAAGCGCCACAGACCCGCCATTACCACCCCCCCAGCATCCACAACGACCACAACGACAACAAGCACCACTACAACCACAGAAAAACCGTTCCCAGAAGTGCACGAATCGGGTTTGGAATCAGGAATCGAGCGAGGCGCCGCAGGAGTCCTGCCCGCGAAGAACTTCGATAGCTTCACCTTCTGGAACAAACTCAAAGTCTTGGACAGCGAGGCACAGCAAG ACTTGAACGACTATGACGAGGGTCGGGCCAAGATTGTGGAGTACTTGTACAATGAATACTCCCTGGAGGAGATCCTTTACAAGCTGGCAAAG GTGATGTTTGCCCAATCACTTTCGCATGGCTCCGACGAGGCACAGATGGAGCTGCAGAAGCTTACGGAATTTCTAGAGCGCGAGGGTAACATGGGTGTCATACCCGTCGACCTGCAAAAGAAAGTTTTAA GAGTTCTGCTGAGCGCATTGTCGGACACTCTGACCGAACATCCGGAGTTCCTGCCGGCGGCGCGGGTTAATCTGGCCAACCCATTTTACAGGCTTCCAATCCATGCCCCCAGCCAATAA
- the LOC120454442 gene encoding mucin-5AC isoform X2 — translation MATRNLLAILLLASICMTQAYPALLPYIYNPSKRSSDTTFPHIEDDVSELDQLRNEPGAVMAKRQHDGSTARTTTTTKKSVEEVAAVPEPGPSPNANILPDLERQLEVATPLISTTTTTSTSATTTTATSKEEGERSQLEEPKTQIKTVVEPTAHAKCISTKPPKNQQAFYGAARLAFGQNPEVLPTTTTTSTTTTTTTTTAAPPSESEAEGESQSPAELDPEAKEAESETETAPDVAGEPVESQDAVGEVAETELTALNPPKSKPNHHEPNKETIGDIVFDVVARTTERRSSTPKITAKTAKSLLRSPNGQYSSFDMAQYIFWTGDETAVVKAVEELVEGKVITRESALKFLQDIRLGIEFLQRSYANRIFPEEVRQNQLKRHRPAITTPPASTTTTTTTSTTTTTEKPFPEVHESGLESGIERGAAGVLPAKNFDSFTFWNKLKVLDSEAQQDLNDYDEGRAKIVEYLYNEYSLEEILYKLAKVMFAQSLSHGSDEAQMELQKLTEFLEREGNMGVIPVDLQKKVLRVLLSALSDTLTEHPEFLPAARVNLANPFYRLPIHAPSQ, via the exons ATGGCGACAAGGAATCTGTTGGCCATCCTTCTTTTGGCCAGCATCTGCATGACCCAGGCATATCCGGCTTTGTTGCCCTACATCTACA ATCCTTCCAAGCGCAGCAGTGATACGACTTTCCCCCATATCGAGGACGATGTCAGTGAACTGGACCAGCTGAGGAATGAACCGGGAGCGGTGATGGCCAAGCGGCAGCACGATGGAAGTACCGCTcgcaccaccactaccaccaaGAAGAGCGTCGAGGAGGTGGCCGCTGTTCCCGAGCCAGGTCCAAgtccaaatgcaaatattcTGCCCGACTTGGAGAGGCAGTTAGAGGTGGCGACGCCTCTGATCTCCACCACCACGACCACCAGCACGTCGGCCACCACCACTACGGCAACTTCCAAGGAGGAGGGCGAAAGATCCCAGCTAGAGGAGCCAAAAACGCAGATCAAAACCGTAGTGGAGCCGACGGCCCATGCGAAG TGTATATCTACGAAACCACCCAAAAATCAACAGGCATTTTACGGGGCGGCTCGTCtagcttttggccaaaatccAGAGGTGCTACCAACGACCACCACCACAAGCACGACAACAACTACCACGACCACGACGGCAGCTCCTCCATCTGAATCCGAGGCAGAAGGGGAGTCCCAATCACCAGCCGAACTGGATCCGGAAGCTAAAGAAGCAGAATCGGAAACGGAAACCGCTCCAGATGTGGCAGGAGAACCAGTAGAGTCACAGGATGCCGTCGGCGAGGTTGCCGAAACTGAACTGACCGCCCTGAATCCGCCCAAATCCAAACCGAATCACCATGAACCCAACAAGGAGACCATCGGAGACATTGTCTTCGATGTGGTGGCCCGAACCACGGAGCGAAGATCCAGCACGCCAAAGATAACGGCCAAG ACCGCCAAAAGCTTGCTGCGTAGTCCGAATGGTCAGTACTCCTCGTTTGACATGGCCCAGTATATTTTCTGGACCGGAGATGAGACAGCTGTGGTAAAAGCAGTGGAAGAACTGGTTGAAGGAAAAGTG ATCACTCGGGAGAGCGCCTTGAAGTTCCTGCAGGACATTCGACTGGGAATAGAGTTCCTGCAGCGCTCCTATGCCAATCGAATTTTCCCCGAGGAGGTCCGCCAGAATCAGTTAAAGCGCCACAGACCCGCCATTACCACCCCCCCAGCATCCACAACGACCACAACGACAACAAGCACCACTACAACCACAGAAAAACCGTTCCCAGAAGTGCACGAATCGGGTTTGGAATCAGGAATCGAGCGAGGCGCCGCAGGAGTCCTGCCCGCGAAGAACTTCGATAGCTTCACCTTCTGGAACAAACTCAAAGTCTTGGACAGCGAGGCACAGCAAG ACTTGAACGACTATGACGAGGGTCGGGCCAAGATTGTGGAGTACTTGTACAATGAATACTCCCTGGAGGAGATCCTTTACAAGCTGGCAAAG GTGATGTTTGCCCAATCACTTTCGCATGGCTCCGACGAGGCACAGATGGAGCTGCAGAAGCTTACGGAATTTCTAGAGCGCGAGGGTAACATGGGTGTCATACCCGTCGACCTGCAAAAGAAAGTTTTAA GAGTTCTGCTGAGCGCATTGTCGGACACTCTGACCGAACATCCGGAGTTCCTGCCGGCGGCGCGGGTTAATCTGGCCAACCCATTTTACAGGCTTCCAATCCATGCCCCCAGCCAATAA
- the LOC120454442 gene encoding mucin-5AC isoform X4 yields MATRNLLAILLLASICMTQAYPALLPYIYNPSKRSSDTTFPHIEDDVSELDQLRNEPGAVMAKRQHDGSTARTTTTTKKSVEEVAAVPEPGPSPNANILPDLERQLEVATPLISTTTTTSTSATTTTATSKEEGERSQLEEPKTQIKTVVEPTAHAKAFYGAARLAFGQNPEVLPTTTTTSTTTTTTTTTAAPPSESEAEGESQSPAELDPEAKEAESETETAPDVAGEPVESQDAVGEVAETELTALNPPKSKPNHHEPNKETIGDIVFDVVARTTERRSSTPKITAKTAKSLLRSPNGQYSSFDMAQYIFWTGDETAVVKAVEELVEGKVITRESALKFLQDIRLGIEFLQRSYANRIFPEEVRQNQLKRHRPAITTPPASTTTTTTTSTTTTTEKPFPEVHESGLESGIERGAAGVLPAKNFDSFTFWNKLKVLDSEAQQDLNDYDEGRAKIVEYLYNEYSLEEILYKLAKVMFAQSLSHGSDEAQMELQKLTEFLEREGNMGVIPVDLQKKVLRVLLSALSDTLTEHPEFLPAARVNLANPFYRLPIHAPSQ; encoded by the exons ATGGCGACAAGGAATCTGTTGGCCATCCTTCTTTTGGCCAGCATCTGCATGACCCAGGCATATCCGGCTTTGTTGCCCTACATCTACA ATCCTTCCAAGCGCAGCAGTGATACGACTTTCCCCCATATCGAGGACGATGTCAGTGAACTGGACCAGCTGAGGAATGAACCGGGAGCGGTGATGGCCAAGCGGCAGCACGATGGAAGTACCGCTcgcaccaccactaccaccaaGAAGAGCGTCGAGGAGGTGGCCGCTGTTCCCGAGCCAGGTCCAAgtccaaatgcaaatattcTGCCCGACTTGGAGAGGCAGTTAGAGGTGGCGACGCCTCTGATCTCCACCACCACGACCACCAGCACGTCGGCCACCACCACTACGGCAACTTCCAAGGAGGAGGGCGAAAGATCCCAGCTAGAGGAGCCAAAAACGCAGATCAAAACCGTAGTGGAGCCGACGGCCCATGCGAAG GCATTTTACGGGGCGGCTCGTCtagcttttggccaaaatccAGAGGTGCTACCAACGACCACCACCACAAGCACGACAACAACTACCACGACCACGACGGCAGCTCCTCCATCTGAATCCGAGGCAGAAGGGGAGTCCCAATCACCAGCCGAACTGGATCCGGAAGCTAAAGAAGCAGAATCGGAAACGGAAACCGCTCCAGATGTGGCAGGAGAACCAGTAGAGTCACAGGATGCCGTCGGCGAGGTTGCCGAAACTGAACTGACCGCCCTGAATCCGCCCAAATCCAAACCGAATCACCATGAACCCAACAAGGAGACCATCGGAGACATTGTCTTCGATGTGGTGGCCCGAACCACGGAGCGAAGATCCAGCACGCCAAAGATAACGGCCAAG ACCGCCAAAAGCTTGCTGCGTAGTCCGAATGGTCAGTACTCCTCGTTTGACATGGCCCAGTATATTTTCTGGACCGGAGATGAGACAGCTGTGGTAAAAGCAGTGGAAGAACTGGTTGAAGGAAAAGTG ATCACTCGGGAGAGCGCCTTGAAGTTCCTGCAGGACATTCGACTGGGAATAGAGTTCCTGCAGCGCTCCTATGCCAATCGAATTTTCCCCGAGGAGGTCCGCCAGAATCAGTTAAAGCGCCACAGACCCGCCATTACCACCCCCCCAGCATCCACAACGACCACAACGACAACAAGCACCACTACAACCACAGAAAAACCGTTCCCAGAAGTGCACGAATCGGGTTTGGAATCAGGAATCGAGCGAGGCGCCGCAGGAGTCCTGCCCGCGAAGAACTTCGATAGCTTCACCTTCTGGAACAAACTCAAAGTCTTGGACAGCGAGGCACAGCAAG ACTTGAACGACTATGACGAGGGTCGGGCCAAGATTGTGGAGTACTTGTACAATGAATACTCCCTGGAGGAGATCCTTTACAAGCTGGCAAAG GTGATGTTTGCCCAATCACTTTCGCATGGCTCCGACGAGGCACAGATGGAGCTGCAGAAGCTTACGGAATTTCTAGAGCGCGAGGGTAACATGGGTGTCATACCCGTCGACCTGCAAAAGAAAGTTTTAA GAGTTCTGCTGAGCGCATTGTCGGACACTCTGACCGAACATCCGGAGTTCCTGCCGGCGGCGCGGGTTAATCTGGCCAACCCATTTTACAGGCTTCCAATCCATGCCCCCAGCCAATAA
- the LOC120454442 gene encoding mucin-5AC isoform X3, which translates to MATRNLLAILLLASICMTQAYPALLPYIYNPSKRSSDTTFPHIEDDVSELDQLRNEPGAVMAKRQHDGSTARTTTTTKKSVEEVAAVPEPGPSPNANILPDLERQLEVATPLISTTTTTSTSATTTTATSKEEGERSQLEEPKTQIKTVVEPTAHAKAFYGAARLAFGQNPEVLPTTTTTSTTTTTTTTTAAPPSESEAEGESQSPAELDPEAKEAESETETAPDVAGEPVESQDAVGEVAETELTALNPPKSKPNHHEPNKETIGDIVFDVVARTTERRSSTPKITAKTAKSLLRSPNGQYSSFDMAQYIFWTGDETAVVKAVEELVEGKVITRESALKFLQDIRLGIEFLQRSYANRIFPEEVRQNQLKRHRPAITTPPASTTTTTTTSTTTTTEKPFPEVHESGLESGIERGAAGVLPAKNFDSFTFWNKLKVLDSEAQQVPDLNDYDEGRAKIVEYLYNEYSLEEILYKLAKVMFAQSLSHGSDEAQMELQKLTEFLEREGNMGVIPVDLQKKVLRVLLSALSDTLTEHPEFLPAARVNLANPFYRLPIHAPSQ; encoded by the exons ATGGCGACAAGGAATCTGTTGGCCATCCTTCTTTTGGCCAGCATCTGCATGACCCAGGCATATCCGGCTTTGTTGCCCTACATCTACA ATCCTTCCAAGCGCAGCAGTGATACGACTTTCCCCCATATCGAGGACGATGTCAGTGAACTGGACCAGCTGAGGAATGAACCGGGAGCGGTGATGGCCAAGCGGCAGCACGATGGAAGTACCGCTcgcaccaccactaccaccaaGAAGAGCGTCGAGGAGGTGGCCGCTGTTCCCGAGCCAGGTCCAAgtccaaatgcaaatattcTGCCCGACTTGGAGAGGCAGTTAGAGGTGGCGACGCCTCTGATCTCCACCACCACGACCACCAGCACGTCGGCCACCACCACTACGGCAACTTCCAAGGAGGAGGGCGAAAGATCCCAGCTAGAGGAGCCAAAAACGCAGATCAAAACCGTAGTGGAGCCGACGGCCCATGCGAAG GCATTTTACGGGGCGGCTCGTCtagcttttggccaaaatccAGAGGTGCTACCAACGACCACCACCACAAGCACGACAACAACTACCACGACCACGACGGCAGCTCCTCCATCTGAATCCGAGGCAGAAGGGGAGTCCCAATCACCAGCCGAACTGGATCCGGAAGCTAAAGAAGCAGAATCGGAAACGGAAACCGCTCCAGATGTGGCAGGAGAACCAGTAGAGTCACAGGATGCCGTCGGCGAGGTTGCCGAAACTGAACTGACCGCCCTGAATCCGCCCAAATCCAAACCGAATCACCATGAACCCAACAAGGAGACCATCGGAGACATTGTCTTCGATGTGGTGGCCCGAACCACGGAGCGAAGATCCAGCACGCCAAAGATAACGGCCAAG ACCGCCAAAAGCTTGCTGCGTAGTCCGAATGGTCAGTACTCCTCGTTTGACATGGCCCAGTATATTTTCTGGACCGGAGATGAGACAGCTGTGGTAAAAGCAGTGGAAGAACTGGTTGAAGGAAAAGTG ATCACTCGGGAGAGCGCCTTGAAGTTCCTGCAGGACATTCGACTGGGAATAGAGTTCCTGCAGCGCTCCTATGCCAATCGAATTTTCCCCGAGGAGGTCCGCCAGAATCAGTTAAAGCGCCACAGACCCGCCATTACCACCCCCCCAGCATCCACAACGACCACAACGACAACAAGCACCACTACAACCACAGAAAAACCGTTCCCAGAAGTGCACGAATCGGGTTTGGAATCAGGAATCGAGCGAGGCGCCGCAGGAGTCCTGCCCGCGAAGAACTTCGATAGCTTCACCTTCTGGAACAAACTCAAAGTCTTGGACAGCGAGGCACAGCAAG TACCAGACTTGAACGACTATGACGAGGGTCGGGCCAAGATTGTGGAGTACTTGTACAATGAATACTCCCTGGAGGAGATCCTTTACAAGCTGGCAAAG GTGATGTTTGCCCAATCACTTTCGCATGGCTCCGACGAGGCACAGATGGAGCTGCAGAAGCTTACGGAATTTCTAGAGCGCGAGGGTAACATGGGTGTCATACCCGTCGACCTGCAAAAGAAAGTTTTAA GAGTTCTGCTGAGCGCATTGTCGGACACTCTGACCGAACATCCGGAGTTCCTGCCGGCGGCGCGGGTTAATCTGGCCAACCCATTTTACAGGCTTCCAATCCATGCCCCCAGCCAATAA
- the LOC120454446 gene encoding 28S ribosomal protein S21, mitochondrial, with protein sequence MRHVQFLARTVLVQNNNVEEACRLLNRVLGKEELLDQFRRTRFYEKPYQVRRRINFEKCKAIYNEDMNRKIQFVLRKNRTEPFPGCS encoded by the exons ATGAGACACGTGCAATTTCTAGCCCGCACCGTTCTGGTGCAAAACAATAATGTGGAGGAGGCGTGTCGTCTGTTAAATCGCGTGTTGGGAAAAGAAGAACTGCTCGATCAGTTTCGCCGCACGCGATTCTACGAAAAGCCGTATCAG GTCCGTCGTCGCATCAACTTCGAGAAATGCAAGGCCATTTACAACGAGGACATGAACCGAAAAATTCAGTTCGTACTGCGCAAAAATCGCACCGAACCTTTTCCTGGATGCAGTTAG
- the LOC120454447 gene encoding melanization protease 1, with protein sequence MFFGHIFLHFLLMLQVLVPHSNGERNCRHILYKNCFRMRAGVNLLRGCDTDKYCCPEPEMYLPHVTCGKSRTQPTKGREPVPNEFPWMAMLLYGHKYNSSEKLLPKCGGSLINNWHVLTAAHCVEYPFVENPFALKSVRLGEHDTSTNPDLTVINGISRYTNRYLEIEVDKIIAHEQFNHGKKMINDIALLRLKVPVRYTEAIQPICIPGPHITSSHKRMFQASGWSDMGKGIPSEVLLRSFIPERHPDVCKSNYEFDFGSQICAGGLDGNHTRRGDSGGPLMETVIHENVLVTYASGIVSYGPKTCQQNICKPAFYTKTAYFFDWINLKLQSALIDSGQK encoded by the exons ATGTTTTTCGGACATATTTTCCTGCATTTTTTGCTCATGCTGCAAGTTCTTGTCCCTCATTCAAATGGAGAACGTAATTGCCGACATATACTGTATAAAAAC TGTTTCAGGATGAGAGCAGGTGTGAATTTATTAAGAGGATGTGACACGGATAAGTATTGCTGTCCCGAACCGGAAATGTATCTGCCACATGTTACCTGTGGAAAATCAAGAACGCAACCTACGAAAGGCAGAGAACCAGTGCCTAATGAGTTTCCATGGATGGCCATGCTGTTATATGGACATAAATACAATTCGTCTGAGAAGCTATTACCAAAATGTGGGGGATCCCTAATAAACAATTGGCACGTCCTGACCGCAGCGCACTGCGTGGAGTATCCATTTGTGGAGAATCCATTTGCTCTCAAGAGTGTGAGATTGGGGGAACATGACACCTCAACCAATCCCGATCTCACAGTTATAAATGGGATAAGTCGGTACACTAATCGTTATTTGGAAATCGAAGTGGATAAAATTATTGCTCATGAACAATTTAATCACggaaaaaaaatgataaacgACATAGCACTGTTGCGACTTAAAGTTCCAGTGCG TTATACGGAAGCCATTCAACCTATTTGTATACCGGGACCCCATATAACGTCCTCGCATAAGCGCATGTTTCAAGCATCCGGATGGTCGGACATGGGAAAAGGTATTCCAAGTGAAGTGTTGTTGCGCAGCTTCATCCCGGAAAGGCATCCAGATGTgtgcaaatcaaattatgaATTTGATTTCGGCAGTCAAATATGTGCAGGTGGTCTGGATGGGAACCACACCCGTCGCGGCGATTCCGGAGGACCTCTAATGGAGACCGTAATACATGAGAATGTCCTGGTAACTTATGCGAGCGGCATAGTCTCTTACGGACCTAAAACCTgccaacaaaatatttgcaagcCAGCATTTTACACAAAAACTGCTTACTTTTTTGATTGGATAAACTTGAAATTGCAAAGTGCACTAATCGACAGcgggcaaaaataa